A section of the Pseudophryne corroboree isolate aPseCor3 chromosome 11, aPseCor3.hap2, whole genome shotgun sequence genome encodes:
- the LOC134968773 gene encoding protein kinase C delta type-like translates to MLGEGAFGKVFLASHSTSKQRLAVKVIEKRKALNSIKKYSIVPHPGHIFFVMEYLSGGDLFQLIQRRAPFDVPTIRFFAAEILCGLQFLHTRGIVHRDIKTDNILLDAAGHVKIADFGLSAMNVHGDKKISGQTGTLYYMAPEITCNLPYNTTVDLFSFGVVLFEMATGVYPFHAGDDSDEVMESIRQDAPRYPSNLHPELRDILERLLCKDPEERQKLCSNIKCHPFFKSINWKQLETGRITPPFTMYPTPETMAEAIPVDDLLSPTESAISAEDESLFTGFSFTSDTWTTMNCVKQTTSRCIIL, encoded by the exons ATGCTTGGAGAGGGCGCCTTCGGGAAGGTGTTCCTAGCTTCCCATTCCACCAGCAAACAGCGTCTGGCAGTGAAAGTAATAGAAAAGAGGAAAGCATTGAACAGCATTAAGAAATACTCCAT CGTTCCACACCCCGGCCATATATTCTTTGTAATGGAGTACCTGAGTGGGGGAGACCTCTTCCAATTAATACAGAGAAGAGCCCCATTTGATGTCCCTACTATCAGgttttttgcagcagaaatacTCTGTGGGCTGCAGTTCCTTCACACAAGAGGCATTGTCCACAGGGACATTAAGACAGACAATATACTTCTGGATGCAGCTGGCCATGTGAAAATTGCAGATTTTGGCCTCTCTGCCATGAATGTCCATGGTGATAAGAAAATCTCAGGACAAACTGGGACTCTGTATTACATGGCCCCAGAGATTACCTGTAACCTCCCATATAACACCACGGTAGACCTCTTTTCATTCGGGGTAGTATTATTTGAAATGGCTACCGGAGTATACCCCTTTCATGCTGGCGATGATTCTGACGAGGTTATGGAGTCTATCAGGCAAGATGCTCCACGCTATCCGAGCAATCTCCATCCAGAGCTTAGGGACATCCTTGAAAGACTCTTATGCAAAGACCCAGAGGAAAGGCAGAAACTCTGTAGTAACATCAAATGTCATCCATTCTTCAAGTCCATAAACTGGAAGCAACTAGAGACCGGCAGGATAACTCCCCCATTTACCATGTATCCTACCCCAGAGACAATGGCTGAAGCTATACCGGTGGATGACCTTCTCTCACctacagaatctgcaatatctgcagaGGATGAGAGCCTGTTCACAGGATTCTCCTTTACCAGTGACACATGGACAACAATGAACTGCGTAAAGCAAACTACCAGCCGCTGCATCATCCTCTAG